Proteins from a genomic interval of Cardiocondyla obscurior isolate alpha-2009 linkage group LG21, Cobs3.1, whole genome shotgun sequence:
- the LOC139110556 gene encoding uncharacterized protein, with protein sequence MIDTSTPEIFEALNEAEILPMSSNNVHLEINDHLNVNSTELKNIDNEKTLMESNLLAESVAQFFLKLESQYLVPATTIQYIITEVSRMHDETQDILRNKLTKKFAVQGISEQLIHSIVKETFNSDLIKNTNMKLSTNYKRKMLYKNKFDYVTPVQIVIDEQKKTSFAYVSIIETLRKCFKDNSLHNELKHQEGSRKKDLLEDFTGGNVFLNNIFFQQNPDALRIILYQDAFEIVNPIGAAKKKHKLQGIYMSLGNIPHYLRCHVNSIKLVALCKESDFEHETVYGKIVTDIKKLEKEGTEIDGKNIKGSLVCIIGDNLGSHELGGFVQNFSTSQYFCRFCLITRNDFNEEDGAYKTYAARTIESYNNGINLLKDNNMYQGIKFNSVFNEL encoded by the coding sequence ATGATTGATACTTCAACACCAGAAATTTTTGAGGCATTGAatgaagcagagatattaccAATGTCATCTAATAATGTGCATTTAGAAATCAACGATCACTTAAATGTTAATtcaacagaattaaaaaatatcgacaATGAGAAAACTCTCATGGAATCAAATTTACTTGCTGAAAGTGTTGCACAGTTTTTTTTGAAACTAGAATCGCAGTACTTAGTTCCAGCTACGACTATTCAATACATAATAACCGAAGTTAGCAGAATGCATGATGAAACGCAAgatattttgcgaaataaactTACAAAAAAGTTTGCAGTACAAGGCATATCAGAGCAACTAATACACAGTATtgtaaaagaaacttttaactctgatctaataaaaaatactaacatGAAATTGTctacaaattataaaagaaagatgttgtataaaaataagttcGATTACGTAACACCTGTTCAGATTGTAATTGATGAACAGAAAAAAACATCTTTTGCTTACGTATCTATAATAGAAACAttacgaaaatgttttaaggATAATTCTCTTCACAACGAACTGAAACATCAAGAAGGATCTCGCAAAAAAGATTTGCTAGAAGATTTTACGGGTGGAAATGTTTTcctgaataatatattttttcaacaaaatcCAGACGCTTTACGAATAATATTGTACCAGGACGCATTTGAAATTGTCAATCCTATAGgagccgcaaaaaaaaaacataaattacaGGGTATTTATATGAGCCTCGGAAATATTCCTCATTACCTACGATGTCATGTTAATTCCATAAAGCTTGTTGCTTTATGTAAAGAATCAGACTTCGAGCACGAAACAGTTTATGGTAAAATAGTcacagatataaaaaaattggaaaaggaaggaacagaaattgatggaaaaaatataaaaggtTCTCTTGTCTGTATTATTGGTGACAATCTTGGAAGCCACGAACTAGGTGGATTTGTTCAAAATTTTAGTACCTCTCAATATTTCTGTAGATTTTGTTTGATAACACGGAACGATTTTAATGAAGAAGATGGTGCATACAAAACATATGCTGCCAGAACCATCGAGTCATACAATAAtggcataaatttattaaaagataataatatgtatcagggaatcaaatttaattccgtGTTTAATGAATTGTAG
- the LOC139110555 gene encoding uncharacterized protein has translation MKEGVWDKVSDTILSICQREEKLQPAQRQAINRIVADYMFNVLKQTSRGVAEKIAINICETYPETFRDTIDNEQWGSGVESLRMQIYNCVQYIKHTKNRKRAFIGSDSDDADFEERKKETATSRRQDEYGCVEYAPRLPSTEDSKSQEEKRLRLLELFANVERNNKEISKLMIETYPTLRGIINEKSRKIKEFLVEWPFLKEPEFFLEHSSMLLGKNVQKIWLDSLSKKVKPIRQHIKFTSKKSEKVIGIINQCKEAAEVTRDNVPKILTDTADVDVLTVADSDYPVLIIRGTSLYDSAATCTVVIERKIMIFCDDVSQGILICFLAYYVFGFCYPKEAEKTLEFIQRVFLNINPISGGKRNGKSKRRGKTFDTEVFNLAKAALSAFPDVNYN, from the exons ATGAAAGAAGGTGTATGGGATAAAGTTTCTGACACAATCCTTTCTATTTGCcaaagagaagagaaattgCAGCCTGCGCAAAGGCAAGCAATAAATAGAATTGTCGCCGATTATATGTTTAATGTTCTGAAACAGACGTCAAGAGGAGTAGCTGAAAAAATAGCAATAAACATTTGTGAGACATACCCAGAAACTTTTAGAGATACAATTGATAATGAACAATGGGGTAGTGGTGTTGAATCCTTAAGAATGCAAATATACAACTGTGTGCAATATATAAAGCATACAAAGAATCGAAAAAGAGCATTTATTGGTTCTGATAGCGATGATGCTGAttttgaagaaagaaaaaaagaaactgcgaCATCACGACGTCAAGATGAATATGGCTGCGTTGAATATGCACCTAGATTACCGTCTACGGAAGATTCAAAGTCACAAGAAGAAAAACGTCTAAGATTACTGGAATTGTTCGCAAATGtagaaagaaataacaaaGAGATCAGCAAATTGATGATAGAAACGTACCCTACTTTACGTGgtattattaacgaaaaatcaagaaagattaaagaatttttagttGAGTGGCCTTTTCTTAAAGAACCAGAGTTTTTTTTGGAACATAGTTCTATGTTATTGGGTAAAAATGTTCAGAAGATTTGGCTAGACTCGCTGAGCAAAAAAGTGAAGCCTATTCGacaacatattaaatttactagtaaaaaatctgaaaaagtGATTGGCATTATTAATCAATGCAAAGAAGCTGCAGAAGTAACACGAGACAACGTGCCAAAAATACTT ACAGACACAGCAGATGTCGATGTACTAACGGTTGCAGATTCCGATTATccagttttaattattcgag gaACTTCGCTTTATGACAGTGCTGCTACATGCACTGTTgttattgaaagaaaaattatgattttctGCGACGACGTTTCCCAAGGAATTTTGATTTGTTTTCTGGCTTATTACGTTTTTGGCTTTTGTTATCCGAAAGAAGCGGAAAAAACTTTAGAATTTATtcaaag AGTCTTTCTCAATATTAATCCGATATCTGGCGGAAAAAGAAATGGTAAAAGTAAGCGTAGGGGCAAAACATTCGACACGGAGGtttttaatttagcaaaaGCTGCACTCTCTGCATTTCCtgatgttaattataattaa